TACTGGTGGCAGGACAGCAATGAGCGGTGAGTTATGGGGTCAGTGGAGACTGTGGGCCGGGCCCAGTGTTATCCAGCACCAGAGGAATGAGACAGCTGAAAGAGCCCTCGCCCCGCTGCACTACAAACAGAGCCTTGTTGGCTGAGCGCTGAGGCCACATGGCGGCACGGTGAAAGACCTGCTGACAGCTGGGGGACAGGAAGATGCCATGGAAACAGAGGGAGCAGCCGTGCAACCCTGGGCCACAGCAACATGGCAGCTACTAGTTAGGGAAAGTGGTTGCCTGAAATTCTATGAAGAAAATCCTCACACAACCATCCCATGGGACACCTAGGTGTGAATATCTGCTAAAAGGGCACTGAGGATAACATGCATACTCAGCAAAATATTTCCCTGCATTAATAAGTCTTCTTAAAGGCCAAACTTCAGACTGATGAATGAGTGCACCCACCTCAATCTGGCTGATGTAACAGGGTATCAATTTATGCAAATATTCCCAAAACATGAGCCTTCTAAAAGGTTACTGCTGTCTGAttatttccaaaaaaaaaacaatacagtcAATGTAGTCTTATTTGTGATGTGAGGTGGAGCTAGTGAACACCAATGCTGAGAGCTGGGATTTTAGCCATAATTACAAAGTCACAGCtagaaagagagacaaacaaggagtgtgtgagaCACTGATAAAGCTGCACATAGTCTCCTACAGATGAGGCTCCTAGTGGTCTTAGTAAAAATGTGGTTGTGAAGGGAAACAAACAGCTTCAAAGAGTGAGTACAAAGATATCACATTATCAATAAAGCTTATAAAATTGATAACAATATATACCTTATGTACAGCAAACATTGGTTAATAAATGCAAGGAGCTTCTCCATATGTCAGCAATGCAGATGCATGACATGATTTCTTTCAAATAAAAAGTTTTGATGTAATTTGAAAATAACCTCTGAATGCTAAGTCCAAGTCACCATTACAATGAAACGATTAGAATAAAATTAGAGGTAGCAGCGGATTTGGgatctctcttcttttttttttaacatttcaacATGTTTCTTCCCATTTTTGCTTAGAGGATGCTGAATCTTCATTTTCATCTTCAAAAACCCGCTTGACAGCCAGCTTTAAATACTCACACACCCATGAGCGCACTTCAAGTGGTTTTCAACAGACACCAGTGTcatgacactcacacacacactcactcagactGTTCTCACActtttacactcacacacacacacgctacgCTCTCCTATCACCCATGTTCCTTCATATAGTTTCATCTTTACATCACAGTCTTTCTTCCCCTTGTCCCCCCTTTTCCTTAAAAAACCTTTTGGCTTAGTGGTCTGGAAGGGTTGTGTTGCTGGTTTTTGCAGAGGATCACAGGGCAAGGAAGAGACAAACGTTTCTGTCCCTCTGTGCATTCTCTAAAGCCCCACTGTGATCCTCTGTCACTGTCTTGGGACCCTGATTCTCTGTCCTGCTGCATACCCAAGCTTCTGAATGTCTTCATAACACTGGTTAATAACATCTCAGCACTGGGGTGCCCTTCCCATGATCTTCATCTCCTCCCCCATATCCTGTGTCCACTGGGAAGCCACTGCAGGGCTAACTGCACAGTGAGGAGGAAGCTCCCTGCAGTGAGTCTGCTGAGCTGTCCCAGGCAGGGTGGAGATTCAGGACTGGTAAAAGTGGTGGTAGTGGTGATGGTGTtcatggtgatggtgatgctCATGCCGCTGCACCACCTGTGCCAGCCCGCCCTCGTAGAGCAGCATGCTAGGCAGGTCCCTCACTTGTTCTTTCTCCACCACTGGTCCTGGTGCTGCCAGAGAGCCTAAGGCCCGATAGGCCTGGCTCTCCTTGGAGCGCTGCTTGTGTTTGCGGTAGGGGGCTGTGGACTGATGAGGGGGAGTTTGACTGGGAAGAGCCGGGGGAGGGGGGAATCCTCGGCTCCTCATCACCCTGCCGCTGGTCTGTGCAGGTGGTGTGCGGCTGTGTGTCTTAGGAGAACGGAGGGCATGTTTCCCTGAGTCTTGGCCTCTCGGCCGGGCAGGATGGAGGCTGTCTGAAGCAACGGTGTCCACAACAGTTTGCAAGCGGCGGTGGTGGGAATGGGAGTGGGCATTTTCTGGTTCATGGGAGCGAGAACGAGTCTGGTTGATAGATGAACGGGTCTGAGGCTCTGCTTTAGATGGCTCTGCAGTTTGGGCTgtaagacagacacacacagacaactgtGAACAAATGTTGCATTTCTGTTTCAACAATAGGAACATTTCAAATTCATCTAAAGAAAGGTTATAAAACAGCCATTACACAGATCTCTCAGAACCAACATTAAAATGATGGCATGTCATCACTGCCCATCAGATCAAGGCTACTGCTTACAAGACCGAATATTTCACTTCACAGCAGCTTGTTCTGTTGATGGGCTTTAGCCTTGAACACTTGATGTATTGTGCTATCCTGAGCCCAGATGTTTGTACTGGCGTGGAGTGCAGTGGGCTGGTAGTTCCACCTAATGGCTCCAAGCAGGTGCCGCAGTAATGAGGGCCCCTGGATGTGGCTTCAAAGGGCCACGGTCTGCAtttctcctcccctcttttCCTCCTGGCTCTGGTCCACTTACCGGCTCCGAAGCGGGATGTGTAGTTTTCGATGCCTGCCAGGTCCAAGTAGTGGTTCCTGCGTTCCAGGTTCTCATCCACACAGTGGCGCTGGCAGCCAGGCTGGGTGTGGTGGTCACTGTGGTGGCGCCTGTGGACACAAGCGGCACCTCTCATTAGGTAGCAGTTTGAGCCAGTGAGGTTTACTATGGTGGTGTTTGGAGAAAGTAAAACAAGTGTTCCTTATGATCAGGCAGTGGCAGAGTAATTGTTGGAGAAGTGAGATTGTGATTGGAAAATCACATGTTTAAACCTCAAATGGGAGCAACAGAGTGCTGACTATCTCGCCTGTTTACTCCTCCCATGTGCAGCGGACACAAATAAGAGCAAAACTACCACTGACTTCAGGAAGAAGGTTTTGATTTCTGTTAAAATAAATGACAGACGGTGAAACTTAAATAATACTTCTCTTATACACACAACAAGCAAGAGTGACTGAAGCATACAAAGGAAGTGGGTTTACCTTAGGAGTGCTCGAGACTTCTTCTCTGCACTCTTGGGGTCTTCGATGCACTTGTCACTTTTCTCTCTGGAGAGGGGCATGTCTGTGTATGCGAGAACGACAGGAGGCTATTATCAAAAAGAGCGACACAGAacagccacaaatacacacacacgctgacacacacacacgacaacaGTCACACAAGCCTCAGAAGAAAGCAACCTTTGTTTTGGGGTTTTACTTTGAAGATCTatagaaaaggaaaaacaacaaggCTTCATTTATTCTATTTTCAACTCTCTTATAAGGCGtggaatgaaataaaaaacacgCAGACTTCAGAAATAGTTTATTAAGGACGCAAGATCTGATGCAGTTTGAAATTAGCATGAAGGCAACCAGCAATATTTTCAAAGCTTGCTCTGTCTGAATCTCTAGACAGATATTTATAGCCGAAACAATAGGACGCAAACACACAGGAATATATACTTTTTGAGATATTTTTCCCTGACTACTTGTTTACCAAGTCGTCAGTGAGAAAAGTTAAGTTGAACGCAGCTATATTTTCCCGGCAGCTCTGAGAAGGGGGGACGGAGAGAGGGGAAAGacgaggggaaaaaagggaactttggagaaaagaaaaatggctGTGGTTATCAAAAGGACTCGGCACATCTCTTAAGGTTTCTTTCAGAGCATTTGAAGGCGCTAAGGGAGGGGGGCCTCTCTTGGCTCTGTCACTCCCCCCCCCATCATTAAAAATGAACCCCATTGAgtgggagagatggagagacgCCGAGACTGCAAGGAACAAAGCTCTGACAGGCCTGAAGCAGCCGCCTTTCTGCATGACAACAAACACATCTCTGGGTGAGCTGACAGCAGGCAACACAAGGGGGACCCCAAAATGCCCTCTCTTCTCCGCCGCTCCCACCCACCGTGCTAATGCGAGCTTTACCTGACGCACCCTGCGTGCAACTCCTCCATCGCTGGCTGGAGTCAGGAGCCACGGAGAGTTTGACCCGCAGTGTCTTACTGCTGCCAGGAGAATGGTTCACAGAGGCATCGACCACCTCATAGATGGTGT
This portion of the Parambassis ranga chromosome 3, fParRan2.1, whole genome shotgun sequence genome encodes:
- the nkd1 gene encoding protein naked cuticle homolog 1 isoform X1 translates to MGKLHSKHAAICKPRESPEGDSFVVNACLARKGIDDWLVKQKYYCTGSRLEQQDCHHKDTCGLTARDSIDEACPGGIGDEHYRLEVALPPEKTDSCCVEEKMQERDSQSPAGPQKQLQFEELECAVSVEEDNRQEWTFTLYDFDNNGKVTREDITSLLHTIYEVVDASVNHSPGSSKTLRVKLSVAPDSSQRWRSCTQGASDMPLSREKSDKCIEDPKSAEKKSRALLRRHHSDHHTQPGCQRHCVDENLERRNHYLDLAGIENYTSRFGAAQTAEPSKAEPQTRSSINQTRSRSHEPENAHSHSHHRRLQTVVDTVASDSLHPARPRGQDSGKHALRSPKTHSRTPPAQTSGRVMRSRGFPPPPALPSQTPPHQSTAPYRKHKQRSKESQAYRALGSLAAPGPVVEKEQVRDLPSMLLYEGGLAQVVQRHEHHHHHEHHHHYHHFYQS
- the nkd1 gene encoding protein naked cuticle homolog 1 isoform X2, which translates into the protein MGKLHSKHAAICKPRESPEGDSFVVNACLARKGIDDWLVKQKYYCTGSRLEQQDCHHKDTCGLTARDSIDEACPGGIGDEHYRLEVALPPEKTDSCCVEEKMQERDSQSPAGPQKQLQFEELECAVSVEEDNRQEWTFTLYDFDNNGKVTREDITSLLHTIYEVVDASVNHSPGSSKTLRVKLSVAPDSSQRWRSCTQDMPLSREKSDKCIEDPKSAEKKSRALLRRHHSDHHTQPGCQRHCVDENLERRNHYLDLAGIENYTSRFGAAQTAEPSKAEPQTRSSINQTRSRSHEPENAHSHSHHRRLQTVVDTVASDSLHPARPRGQDSGKHALRSPKTHSRTPPAQTSGRVMRSRGFPPPPALPSQTPPHQSTAPYRKHKQRSKESQAYRALGSLAAPGPVVEKEQVRDLPSMLLYEGGLAQVVQRHEHHHHHEHHHHYHHFYQS